The following coding sequences lie in one Girardinichthys multiradiatus isolate DD_20200921_A chromosome 13, DD_fGirMul_XY1, whole genome shotgun sequence genomic window:
- the galnt12 gene encoding polypeptide N-acetylgalactosaminyltransferase 12, with protein MAACGRRSRTKLLFCLFGVTLLGYLLFFRHPSGEVSAANRREGPRDGDVDNERLKRPVYEKPPLDPDALGEMGKAVKLSLNKEEKMKEDASIQKNQINTYVSDRISLHRRLPERWNPRCRDLKYDYRSLPTTSVVIAFYNEAWSTLLRTVHSVLETSPDILLREVVLVDDYSSRDHLKKPLEKYLSGLRKVRLIRATKREGLVRARLLGASIATGDVLTFLDCHCECHEGWLEPLLKRIKEEPTAVVCPVIDVIDWNTFQYLGNAGEPQIGGFDWRLVFTWHRVPEHEQKLRNSPTDVIRSPTMAGGLFSVSKSYFHYLGTYDTGMEVWGGENLEFSFRIWQCGGSLEIHPCSHVGHVFPKKAPYSRSKALANSVRAAEVWMDEYKELYYHRNPHARREAFGDVTERRKLRENLGCKNFKWYLDNVYPDIFVPSDRPGMFGMLKSRGKTNHCFDYNPGDEEVVEGHRVILYLCHGMGQNQFFEYSVDGEICYNTREPAGCVVGDNISTYLTVQHCKKRGQPVPMDQKFVLRQDGSLFHVLSQKCVEAVDKTDNGIPAPVLLPCSDNLRQKWFFEEKL; from the exons ATGGCAGCGTGCGGAAGAAGAAGTCGAACAAAATtgcttttttgcctttttggcGTCACTTTGTTGGGGTATCTACTATTTTTCAGACACCCATCCGGGGAGGTCAGCGCTGCAAACCGACGTGAAGGTCCCAGGGACGGAGATGTGGACAATGAACGGCTTAAGAGGCCCGTGTACGAGAAGCCCCCGCTGGATCCAGACGCCTTGGGTGAAATGGGAAAAGCTGTTAAACTGAGTTTGAACAAGGAGGAGAAAATGAAAGAGGATGCGAGCATCCAGAAGAACCAGATTAACACGTATGTCAGTGACAGGATCTCACTGCACCGCAGGCTGCCAGAGAGATGGAACCCACG TTGCAGAGATCTCAAGTACGACTACAGGTCTCTGCCGACAACCTCTGTGGTGATCGCTTTTTACAACGAGGCCTGGTCTACCCTGCTGAGGACGGTCCATAGCGTGCTGGAGACTTCCCCTGACATCCTGCTCAGAGAGGTGGTGCTGGTGGATGACTACAGTAGCAGAG ATCACCTAAAGAAGCCATTGGAGAAGTACCTCTCAGGGTTGAGGAAGGTGCGTTTGATCCGAGCCACAAAGAGGGAAGGGCTGGTCCGAGCCCGGCTGCTAGGGGCGTCCATTGCCACGGGTGATGTGCTGACTTTCCTGGATTGTCACTGTGAGTGCCACGAGGGCTGGCTCGAGCCTCTGCTCAAGAG GATAAAAGAGGAGCCGACAGCCGTGGTGTGCCCCGTCATTGATGTGATAGACTGGAACACCTTCCAGTACTTAGGGAACGCTGGTGAACCTCAGATTGGTGGGTTCGACTGGCGGCTGGTCTTTACCTGGCACAGGGTGCCAGAACATGAACAGAAACTACGTAATTCGCCAACCGATGTCATCAG atctccTACCATGGCAGGTGGTCTGTTTTCTGTGAGCAAGAGCTACTTCCATTACCTGGGGACATATGACACAGGGATGGAGGTGTGGGGTGGAGAAAACCTGGAGTTTTCTTTTAGA ATTTGGCAATGTGGGGGCAGTCTGGAGATCCACCCATGTTCCCACGTGGGTCACGTGTTCCCCAAAAAGGCCCCTTACTCACGGAGCAAAGCGTTGGCAAACAGTGTGAGGGCAGCAGAGGTGTGGATGGATGAGTACAAGGAGCTCTACTACCACCGCAACCCCCACGCACGACGG gaGGCCTTTGGAGATGTGACCGAGAGGAGGAAGCTGAGAGAGAATCTGGGCTGTAAAAACTTCAAGTGGTATCTGGATAATGTTTACCCTGACATTTTTGTCCCAAGTGATCGGCCGGGCATGTTTGGAATG CTAAAGAGTCGGGGAAAGACCAACCACTGTTTTGACTATAACCCTGGTGATGAGGAGGTGGTAGAAGGCCATAGGGTCATCCTTTACCTGTGTCATGGCATGGGTCAGAACCAG TTTTTTGAATATTCAGTGGACGGGGAAATCTGTTATAACACAAGAGAACCTGCTGGATGTGTGGTGGGCGACAACATCAGCACTTACCTGACTGTCCAACATTGCAAGAAGCGAGGACAACCTGTCCCCATGGACCAGAAATTTGTTCTTCGACAG